GCGTGACCATCGGGGGGCGTCGCCGATTCGCGCGTTACGTGCTCGGCGGAACAGCCGCGCTGTGCTCGGGCTGTTCCGCGTTCGATCTGGCGAACGCGTTCGTTCCGAGCGACACGCACGAGCGCACCGCCGGCATCCCCTACGGCACGCACGAACGGCATCGTCTCGACGTCTATCGTCCCGTTCAGCCGCACGACAAGGCGGCGGTCGTCGTTTTCTTCTATGGCGGCAACTGGAGCTCCGGCAATCGGGGCGGCTACCGCTTCGTCGGCGAGGCGCTCGCCTCGCACGGCATCACCGTGGTGATACCGGACTACCGCCTCTATCCCGAAGTGCGCTTCCCCGATTTTCTCGCGGACTGCGCGGCGGCGGTGCGCTGGACGACCGATCACGCAGGGCAGCGCGTTTTCCTGATGGGCATTCCGCGGGCGCTTACAACGCCGCGATGTTCGCGCTCGACGCGGAGTATCTGCGGGCCGAGCGTGTCGGACACCCGGCGATCAAAGGCTGGATCGGCCGCGCCGGTCCATACGATTTCCTGCCGCTCACCGGCGCGATCACGCGTGCGGTGTTCGGCTATCCCGACGTGGGCCACGTGCGCCTGCTGGGAGCGATGTCCACACCCCTGCGCGGAACGGCGCCGGTCGTGGAAGACGTCGTGAGATTTATTGGCGGGAGCTGATCATGCGGCCCACGGATCGATGACGGACACTTTGAGATCGGCGAAGTGCCTGACATTCCGCGTTGCCAGGCTCGCGCGCCTTGCGAGTGCGATGCCGCCGATCTGAGTGTCACGCATGTCGACGGGCCGCCCGCGTCGCCGTCGTTCGGCCGCGAGATTCGCCGCTTCGGTGGCAGACGCCGCGTCGAAATCCAGCACCCGATTCTGCAGATCTTCTTCGAGCAGCTGCGCAAACGCGGATTGCAGCGCCTGGCGCCGTCGGCCCACCGGCAGAATTGCAATCCCGAGACGCGTTTCGAATAGCGTAATGCTCGTGATCCACACCGACTCCGCCGGCTGCCGGTCCAGCCATGCGGTCACGACCGCGTCAGGCGAGCGCTGCATGAGAGCCGACAGCACGTTCGTGTCCAAGATGATCATTTGCCGAAGTCAGCCGGCCTGGGCTCCTCGCCGCGCAGTTCCGCCAGATCGCCGGTCAGTCCTGTTTTCGCAAAGCGCGACGCGATGCGAGAACCGAGCTTACCGACGTGCCTGCTCTGCTCCCTGACAGCGTTCCGGAGGATCTGCCGGATCTCTTCCTCCATGCTGCGCTTGTTGCGCTCCGCGCGACGTTTGAGGCGCGCCTTCACGTCCTCTTCCAGATCACGGACGATCACTTGAGCCATATGCCTCCCTTGACCCGTCTGATATCATGCTATCGACAGCGGACGCCCGAGGCAAGTTCCCTTCGGCCGCGACATCATCTAAGCTGCCGGAAACAGCCCCGAACCGGAGGAGCCATGACCGAGGTCGCCAACCGCATCACCATCAACCGCCTGCATCCGCTCTTCGTCGCCGAAGTCGTCGGCCTCGACTGCACCGCGCCGATCGCGCGCGAAGACTTCAGGACGATCTGGGAGGCGTTCAACGAGCATCAGGTGCTCGTCTTCCGCGGCCAGCGCTTCGACGACGAGTCGCAGATCGCGTTCAGCCGCCTCTTCGGCGATCTGGAGACGATGATCGCGCACCCCGGCAACGACTGGAATCCGGGACACATCTCGGTGATGACGAACCTCGGCAAGGACGGCGACTTCCTGCCGCTCGACCATCCGGCGATGATCCATCGCGCGCGCAACGAGGACTGGCACAGCGACAGCTCGTTCAAGCCGGTGGCCGCGCTCGCGTCGCTCCTGGCGTCGCGCATCGTGCCGCCGGTGGGCGGCAACACCGATTTCGCGAGCGGGCGTGCGGCTTATGCCGCGCTACCCGAGGAGCGCAAGGCGCAGCTCGAAGGCCTGGTCGCTCTGCACCGCATGACCCATCGCGACATGGAGAACGACAAGGGTTACAACGACGAAGACAAGAAGAAGCACGTCGTCACACATCCGCTGCTTCGCACCAACCCGGTCAACGGCCGCAAGGCGCTCTACGTGGGCTCACACGCGCAGGAAATCGTCGGCATGCCGGTCGAGGAAGGCGCGAGGCTGATCGAAGAGCTGACTGCGTTCGTCACCCAGCCGCAGTTCGTCTACAGCCACCACTGGCGCGACGGCGACGCGGTGATGTGGGACAACCGCTGCACGCTGCACCGCGCGACGACGTTCGACCGCACCAAGTACAAGCGCAAGCTGCACCGGACGACGATCGCCGGCAAGTCGCCGGATACGGCGTACGCTGTGATGCCCGGATAGAAAAAAGCGTTTTTAACCGCCAAGGACGCAAAGGACGCAAAGGTTTTTCAGCGGTCGGCACGTCCTCGTGCACGATGCTTTGCGGCAGTCGATCCCGCATAGCATTTGGTTTGGCTTTCCTTGGCGTCCTTTGCGTCCTTTGCGGTTCAATTGCTTTTCAGTCGGCCTTCGCACCGGTCTCGGCGATGACCTTCGTCCAGCGCCCGAGCTCGGACTTGATGTAAGCCCCGAACGCCTCCGGCGTGCTCGCGACGACCTCGCCGGCGTCGGCCGTGAGGCGCTCGTTGACGTCGGGCTGCCGCAGAATCTGCACCACGTCGGCGTGCACGCGCGAGACGATCTCTTTCGGCGTGCCCGCCGGCATCACCACGCCGTACCACACGGTCACGTCGTAACCCGGCACGCCGTCCTCGGCCATCGCCGGCACGTCGGGCAAGCCCTTGTAGCGCTTCGCGCTGGTGATCGCGAGCGCGCGCAGCTTGCCGCTTTTCACGTGCGGCAACGCCGCCGCGACGCTGGAGAGACCGATCGCGACCTCGCCGCCGATCAGCGCGATGAGCGCAGGACCGACGCCTTTGTACGGGACGTGCACCATGCGGATGCCGGCCGACTTCGCGAAAAGCTCCATCGGCAGATGCGTCTGCCCGCCGCTGCCGCCCGACGCATACGAGATCGCGTTCGGTTTCGCCTTCGCGATCGCGATCAATCCGCGCACGTTCTTCGCCGGCAGCGACGGATGCGCGACCAGCAGCATCGGCGTCGACACCACCTGCGTGATCGGCGCGAAGTCTTTCGACGGGTCGTAACCGACCTTCGGATAGAGTCCCGGCGCGACCGCGAGGTTGCTCGTCTGCGCGAGCGCGATCGTGTAGCCGTCCGGCGGCGACTTGGCGACGAGCGCAAGACCGATCGTCCCCGCCGCGCCCGGCCGGTTCTCGGCGACGACGGGCACCTTCCACGCCTCGGCGAGCCTGGTCGCGAGCATGCGCGAGATGAGATCGGTGCTGCCGCCGGGCGGCAGCGGGACGATCCAGCGGACGGTCTTGGACGGATAGGTCTGTCCCTGGGACGGCGTGACGATCACCGCCGCAAGCATCAGCATTGCGATTCGCAGCATCTTTTTGTCCTCCCCGTGTTTATTATGCGTCATGTACTTCGATCTCAAGCTCTGGGCACTGACCGCGGGACTGCGCGGCCGCATCGTGGTCGCGGCCGTGCTGGGTCTCCTCGCACTCGCCGCGGGCATCGCGCGCTTCGCGTTCCTCGGCTGGTTCCTCGCGCTGGTGTTTCGTTCGGCGCCTTCGAGCGAGCTCGCCGTGCCGTTCATGGGCGTCTTCGCGGCGATCTTGGTCAGGGCCGCGCTCGAGCACGCGAGAACGAAGCTCGCGCATCGCACCGCGGCGCGGGTGCAGGAGCGCCTGCGCGCGATGCTCTACGACAAGATCGTCGCGCTGGGACCGGGCTGGTTCGCCGCCGAGCGCACCGGCGGCGTCATGCTGTCGATCATCGACGGCGTCGAGCAGCTCCAGACGTTCTTCGGCCAGTACCTGCCGCAGCTCTTCATCTCGGCGTGCGCGCCGTTCGCGATCTTCGCCTTCATGATGTGGTGGGACGTGCCGGTGGCGAGCGTGATGCTCGCCGCGGCGATCGTCACGCTGCTGCTCCCGAGCTTTCTCCATAAACAGAACCAGCGCGCCGCGGTCGCGCGCCAGAAAGCGTTCAAGTCGTACGGCGAGGAGTTCCTCGACGCGATGCAGGGGCTGCCGACGCTCAAAGCGTTCGGACAGGCGAAGGCGTACGGCCGCATGCTCGGCGCGAAGGCGCGGTCGCTCTCCGACCAGACGCTGTGGGTGCTCGCCGCGAGCATCCTCACCCGCGGCGTCACCGACGTCGGCATGGCGGTCGGCGCGGCGGCGGCGCTGGTGCTCGGCGCGTACCGGGTCACCCACGGCGAGATGGGCATGGAAGCGCTGCTCGTCGTGCTGATGGCGGGCACCGAGATCTTCCGGCCGCTGCGCGACCTGCGCACGGTGCTGCACCAGGGCATGACGGGACAATCGGCGGCGGCAGGCATCCGCGCCTTGCTCGACGAGCCGGTCTCTGCCCCCTCCGGCGGCTCGACGCTTCCGGCGCAGCCCGAACGCGCGATCGCTTTCGACGAGGTTTCGTTCGCCTATCCCGGCGTGCGCGACGCGGCGCTCGACAAGCTCTCGTTCTCGGTTGCGCCCGGCGAGCGCGTGGGCGTCGTCGGCTCGAGCGGCGCGGGCAAGTCCTCCATCGTGCGATTGCTGCTGCGGCTCTACGATCCGCAAGGCGGCGCGGTGCGCATCGACGGCCGCGACTTGCGCGATATCGCCCCCGACGCGATCCGCCGCGACATCGCGGTCGTCGCACAGGACACCTATCTCTTCTACGGCACGATCGAGGACAACCTGCGCCTCGGGCGACCCGATGCGACGCGCGACGAGATCGAAGCCGCCGCGCGCACCGCGAACGCGCACGACTTCATCCTCGCGCTGCCCGACGGCTACGCGACGGTCATCGGCGAGCGCGGCACGCGCCTCTCGGGCGGGCAGCGCCAGCGCCTCGCCATCGCGCGCGCGGTGCTGCGCGATTCGCCGATCCTGATCCTCGACGAAGCGCTTTCCTCGGTCGACGCCGAGAACGAAGCGGTGATCCAGGAAGCGCTCGACCGCCTGATGCGCGGGCGCACCACGCTCATCCTCGCGCACCGCCTGTCGAGCGTGATCGGCGCCGACCGCATCCTCGTGCTCGAGCACGGGCGCGTCGTGGAGAGCGGGCGCCACGAAGAGCTCATGCGGCGCGACGGACCGTATCGTTTATTGATGGGCTCGCAGGCGGCCGCCGATCAGGACGTGATCGCGGAGCGCGCGATCGAGCCGGGCGCTTCCGCACCGGCAACCGAATCGCCCGAAGTGCGCGTCGGGCCCCGCCCGATCGACAGCGACGCGGCAAACGTCGGCTGGCGCGACACGCTGCTCACGCTGCTGCGCTTCATACGGCCGTGGCGCAGGCAGCTCGCGGTGACGATCGTGTCGGGCGTCGGCCGGGTGTCCGCCTTCATCGGCGTGGGCGTGCTCGGCGCGCTCGTGCTCGCGGCGGTGAAAGGCGGGGCGTGGCCGCAGTCACTGGTGATCGCCCTGCTCGTCGTCGCGCCGCTCGCGGGCCTCCTGCACTGGCTCGAATCGTGGCTCGCGCACGACATGGCGTATCGCCTGCTCGCCGAGATGCGCATCGACCTCTACGAAAAGCTCGAGGCGCTCGCGCCGGCGTACCTGCTGGAGCGCCGCTCGGGCGATCTGCTCGCGCTGTCGACGCAGGACGTCGAGACCGTCGAATATTTCTATGCGCACACGGTCGCGCCCGCGTTCGTCGCGGTGCTCGTGCCGGGCGCGGTGCTCGTATCGCTAGGCTTCACCGCGTGGCCGCTCGCGCTGGCGCTGCTGCCGTTCCTGCTCCACGCCGGTCTTTCGCCGTGGATCGGGCGCTCGCGCATCGATCGCATGGGATCGGAAGCGCGCGGCGCCTTGGGCGCGCTCGCCGCGCACGTGACCGAGACCATACAGGGGCTGTCCGAGCTGATCGCGTTCGAGGCGACGCAGCGCCGCCGCGAGGAGCTGATGACGCTGGTGCAGCGCTACCAGGAGAAGCGGCTGGCGCTCCTCTACGACCTTTCGCGTCAGAACGAGAAGCTCGAGCTCGCGACCGGATTCGGCGGGCTCGCGGTTGCCGGTCTCGGTGCGTATCTCGCCGCGAGCGGCGCGCTCGCGCCGGCCCTGCTGCCGCTGCTCATCCTGGTGTCGGTCGCGGCGTTCCTGCCGGTGTCCGAGATCGCGCAGGTCGGGCGGCAGCTCGCCGACACCATCGCCTCGACGCGCCGGCTCCATGTCGTCCATGCGGAGCCCGTGCGCATCGTCGACGGTCCGATCGAGCCGCCGGCGCGCGCGGGCGGGTCGTCGCTGCAGTTCGACGGCGTGCGATTCACCTATCCGCGGCGCACCGCGCCGGCGCTGTCGGGCGTTTCGTTCGACGTGCCCGCCGGTGCGACCGTCGCTTTGGTCGGCCCGTCCGGCGCGGGCAAGACGACGATCGCGAACCTGCTGCTGCGCTTCTGGGATCCCGAAGAAGGCGCGGTGCGCATCGGCGGCGCCGATCTGACGCAGCTCACGCTCGACGGGCTGCGCCGCCGCATCGCGCTGGTCGCGCAGGACACCTACCTCTTCAACGACACGCTGGAAGCGAACGTCAGGCTCGCGCGCCCCGAGGCGACACGCGAAGAGATCGGGCAGGCGCTGGAGCGCGCGGCGCTGTCCGATTTCGTCTCTACGCTGCCGGAGGGCTTACAGACGCGCGTCGGAGAGCGCGGCGTGCAGCTTTCGGGCGGACAACGCCAGCGCATCGCGATCGCGCGCGCGTTCCTCAAGGATGCGCCGATCCTCATCCTCGACGAGGCGACGTCCCACCTCGACACCCTGAGCGAAGCGCGCGTGCGCGCCGCGCTCGATGCGCTGATGGTCGACCGCACGACGCTCGTGATCGCGCATCGCCTGTCGACCATACGCGCGGCCGACCTCATCCTCGTGATGGACGCAGGGCGCGTGGTGGAAAGCGGCACCCACGCCGAGCTGCTCGCGCGCCGCGGCTTCTATGCGCGGCTCGTCGAGCGGCAGGTGACGAGCGTCCAGCGCAGCTACGCGCAGGAAATCTGACTCTGACCCGGATTATTCGCTACGCAGGGACGGTAGACCTGACGCGGCGCTGGGAGCGCCACATCAGCGTGCACGCGATCGTGAGGTTGAGCAGGTTCCACGCTACGCCGTTCACGAACGCGGCGTGATACGAGCCCGTCACATCGAAGATGCGGCCCGACATCCAGCCGCCGAGCGCCATGCCGCCGAGGGTGCACATCATGACGAGGCCGACGCGCATGCCCGTGTCCTTCGCGGGAAAGTACTCCCGGATGATGATCGCGTACGAGGGCACGATGCCGCCCTGGAAGAGCCCGAACAGCGCGGCGATCACGTAGAGCGACATCAGCGAGTCGAACGGCAGGAAGAGGAGCAGCGCGACCCCCTGCAGGAACGAGCCCAGCAGCAGCGTTCGCAGCCCCCCGATCCTGTCGCAGACGATTCCCGACACCAGCCGGCTCACGATGCCGAATCCCATCATGACCGACAGCATCTCCGCGCCGCGCGCCGCGCCGTAACCGAGGTCGGCGCAGTACGCGACGATGTGGACCTGCGGCATCGACATCGCCACGCAGCACGCGACGCCCGCGATGCAGAGCAGGGTTTGTCCTTTCCACGGCGCGAGCCCGAAAGGCATCGCCGTCGCCGCCTCGCGGTGCGTCGACGCGGCCGCGGCCAGCGTCGGCGGACGCTGCCGCATGAAGAGTGCGAGCGACGCGATCGCCACGAAGCAGAACGCGCCGAGCCCGAAGTAGGTATGGCGCCAGCCGACCGACTCGACGAAATGCTGCACCACCCCGGGCCAGATGGTTCCGCCGAGATAGTTGCCGCTCGCGCAGATCGCTACCGCGATGCCGCGGCGGCGCGCGAACCACAGCGACGTGTCCGCGATGAGCGGCGCGAACATCGCCGAGCAGCCGAGGAAGCCGATCAAGAGGCCGTGCGCCAGCGTGAACGTCCAGATGCTCTCGCTGGTGCCGGCGAGCGCGAAGCCCAGACCCAGCGCCACCGAGCTGATGAAGAGCGGCGCCACGATGCCGTAGCGGTCGGCGAGCCGTCCCATCATCAGCCCGCCGACGCCGAAGCCGATCATCAACATCGAATACGGCGTCGCCGCGTCGGCGCGGGCGACGCCGAACTCGGCCTGCACGTTCGGCAGCACGACCGGGACGATGTACATGCCGGTCGCGCCGATGGTGGCGAGGGCGAGCGCGACCGCGAGGCGTGCGAACGCGTACGGGGAATCGGTGCTGTGCGCTGTGCTCATCGTCCGATTAGAACACGGGCGCGCATGTCCTTTGCGCCCTTTCCGTTCCTTCATGTTCTTGTTCTTTACAATGCGGCTTCACCAAAAGAAACCCGAGGAGGCGCAGTGAACGCAGGAACGCACACCCGCATCGCCGCTTTTCTCGCGGCGACCGTCGTCGCCGCCGCGCCGGGCGCGCAGGGGCAGACTCAGGCAGCTTCGTCCTTCGACAAAGGCTCAAAAGGCTCAGGACAGGCGTATCCGAACAAGCCGATCCGCATGACCGTGGCTTCCGGTCCCGGCGGCGGGCTCGACCTCGTCGCGCGCCTCGTCGCCGCGCCGATCGGCGAGTCGCTCCACCAGAACGTGGTCGTGGACAACCGTCCCGGCGCGAGCGGGAGCATCGCCGCCGAAGTCTGCGCGATCGCGGCGCCGGACGGTTACACCCTGATGGTGCTCTCCGCGAGCCTCGTCGTGTACGGCGTGGTGCACAAGACGCGCTACGACCTGCTGCGCGACTTCGACGCGGTATCGCAGATCGCGCAGAGCCCGTACCTCCTCACCATCTATCCCGGCCTGCCGGTGCACTCGGTGAAAGAGCTGGTCGCGTATGCGAAAGCGAATTCGGGCAAGATCAACTACGCGTCCACGGGGCCGGCTTCGCTCGCGCACCTGTCGGGCGAGCTCTTCGCGATGAAGACCGGAACCCAGCTGGTGCACGTCCCGTACAAAGGCGTCGGCGCGGGCTTGCCCGACATGCTCTCGGGCCGCACGCAGATGAGCTTTCTCTCCGGCGGCTCGGTGTCGGCGCAGATCCGGCAGCAGAAATTGAAGCCGCTCGCCGTCGCGAGCGCGCAACGCTCTAAGCTGAACCCCGATCTGCCGACGATGATCGAATCGGGCGTCCCCGATTTCGTCGTGACGCAGTGGCACGGCTTGCTCGCGCCGCGCGGCACGCCGCGCGCGATCGTCGATCGGCTGCAGGGCGAAGTGGTGAAAGCGGTGCAGCGTCCGGAGGTCTCGTCGCGGCTCGCGCTCGACGGCACCGAGCCGGTCGCGAGCTCGTCGAAGGAGTTCGCGGCGTTCCTGCGCAGCGAGCGCGACCAGTGGGCGAAGGTCGCGAAGGCGGCCAGGATACAGGCGGATTGAGCATGCCGCGCTTACTCGGAGTGCTCGGCGGCATGGGGCCGATGGCGACGGCGGACTTCTTCAAAAAGCTGATCGAAGAGACGCCGGCGCAATTCGACGAGCAGCACGTGCCGGCGGTGATTTACTCGGTGCCGCAGATCCCCGACCGCGTCGGCGCGATCACGCACGGCACCGAATCGCCGCTGCCGCAGATGCTCAAAGGCATGATGGCGCTGCGCAAGCTGGAGGTGGGCTGCGTCGCGATCGCCTGCAACACCGCGCATCACTGGTACGAAGAGCTGCAGCGCGCGAGCGGCCTGCCGATCCTGCACATCGCGGATGCCGCGGTCGACGATCTGAGGAAGCGCGGCGGGACCGAATCGCGCGTGGGGCTCCTCTGCACCGAAGCGACGATACACGCGCGCATCTACCAGGACCGCCTCGCCGAGCACGGCATCGAGTGCGTGCTCAACCCGCCCGAGGAACGGCAGCAGCTCGTGCGCCACGCCATCGACGC
This genomic stretch from Burkholderiales bacterium harbors:
- a CDS encoding type II toxin-antitoxin system VapC family toxin; translation: MDTNVLSALMQRSPDAVVTAWLDRQPAESVWITSITLFETRLGIAILPVGRRRQALQSAFAQLLEEDLQNRVLDFDAASATEAANLAAERRRRGRPVDMRDTQIGGIALARRASLATRNVRHFADLKVSVIDPWAA
- a CDS encoding Arc family DNA-binding protein; its protein translation is MAQVIVRDLEEDVKARLKRRAERNKRSMEEEIRQILRNAVREQSRHVGKLGSRIASRFAKTGLTGDLAELRGEEPRPADFGK
- a CDS encoding TauD/TfdA family dioxygenase: MTEVANRITINRLHPLFVAEVVGLDCTAPIAREDFRTIWEAFNEHQVLVFRGQRFDDESQIAFSRLFGDLETMIAHPGNDWNPGHISVMTNLGKDGDFLPLDHPAMIHRARNEDWHSDSSFKPVAALASLLASRIVPPVGGNTDFASGRAAYAALPEERKAQLEGLVALHRMTHRDMENDKGYNDEDKKKHVVTHPLLRTNPVNGRKALYVGSHAQEIVGMPVEEGARLIEELTAFVTQPQFVYSHHWRDGDAVMWDNRCTLHRATTFDRTKYKRKLHRTTIAGKSPDTAYAVMPG
- a CDS encoding tripartite tricarboxylate transporter substrate binding protein; protein product: MLRIAMLMLAAVIVTPSQGQTYPSKTVRWIVPLPPGGSTDLISRMLATRLAEAWKVPVVAENRPGAAGTIGLALVAKSPPDGYTIALAQTSNLAVAPGLYPKVGYDPSKDFAPITQVVSTPMLLVAHPSLPAKNVRGLIAIAKAKPNAISYASGGSGGQTHLPMELFAKSAGIRMVHVPYKGVGPALIALIGGEVAIGLSSVAAALPHVKSGKLRALAITSAKRYKGLPDVPAMAEDGVPGYDVTVWYGVVMPAGTPKEIVSRVHADVVQILRQPDVNERLTADAGEVVASTPEAFGAYIKSELGRWTKVIAETGAKAD
- a CDS encoding ABC transporter ATP-binding protein yields the protein MYFDLKLWALTAGLRGRIVVAAVLGLLALAAGIARFAFLGWFLALVFRSAPSSELAVPFMGVFAAILVRAALEHARTKLAHRTAARVQERLRAMLYDKIVALGPGWFAAERTGGVMLSIIDGVEQLQTFFGQYLPQLFISACAPFAIFAFMMWWDVPVASVMLAAAIVTLLLPSFLHKQNQRAAVARQKAFKSYGEEFLDAMQGLPTLKAFGQAKAYGRMLGAKARSLSDQTLWVLAASILTRGVTDVGMAVGAAAALVLGAYRVTHGEMGMEALLVVLMAGTEIFRPLRDLRTVLHQGMTGQSAAAGIRALLDEPVSAPSGGSTLPAQPERAIAFDEVSFAYPGVRDAALDKLSFSVAPGERVGVVGSSGAGKSSIVRLLLRLYDPQGGAVRIDGRDLRDIAPDAIRRDIAVVAQDTYLFYGTIEDNLRLGRPDATRDEIEAAARTANAHDFILALPDGYATVIGERGTRLSGGQRQRLAIARAVLRDSPILILDEALSSVDAENEAVIQEALDRLMRGRTTLILAHRLSSVIGADRILVLEHGRVVESGRHEELMRRDGPYRLLMGSQAAADQDVIAERAIEPGASAPATESPEVRVGPRPIDSDAANVGWRDTLLTLLRFIRPWRRQLAVTIVSGVGRVSAFIGVGVLGALVLAAVKGGAWPQSLVIALLVVAPLAGLLHWLESWLAHDMAYRLLAEMRIDLYEKLEALAPAYLLERRSGDLLALSTQDVETVEYFYAHTVAPAFVAVLVPGAVLVSLGFTAWPLALALLPFLLHAGLSPWIGRSRIDRMGSEARGALGALAAHVTETIQGLSELIAFEATQRRREELMTLVQRYQEKRLALLYDLSRQNEKLELATGFGGLAVAGLGAYLAASGALAPALLPLLILVSVAAFLPVSEIAQVGRQLADTIASTRRLHVVHAEPVRIVDGPIEPPARAGGSSLQFDGVRFTYPRRTAPALSGVSFDVPAGATVALVGPSGAGKTTIANLLLRFWDPEEGAVRIGGADLTQLTLDGLRRRIALVAQDTYLFNDTLEANVRLARPEATREEIGQALERAALSDFVSTLPEGLQTRVGERGVQLSGGQRQRIAIARAFLKDAPILILDEATSHLDTLSEARVRAALDALMVDRTTLVIAHRLSTIRAADLILVMDAGRVVESGTHAELLARRGFYARLVERQVTSVQRSYAQEI
- a CDS encoding MFS transporter, producing the protein MSTAHSTDSPYAFARLAVALALATIGATGMYIVPVVLPNVQAEFGVARADAATPYSMLMIGFGVGGLMMGRLADRYGIVAPLFISSVALGLGFALAGTSESIWTFTLAHGLLIGFLGCSAMFAPLIADTSLWFARRRGIAVAICASGNYLGGTIWPGVVQHFVESVGWRHTYFGLGAFCFVAIASLALFMRQRPPTLAAAASTHREAATAMPFGLAPWKGQTLLCIAGVACCVAMSMPQVHIVAYCADLGYGAARGAEMLSVMMGFGIVSRLVSGIVCDRIGGLRTLLLGSFLQGVALLLFLPFDSLMSLYVIAALFGLFQGGIVPSYAIIIREYFPAKDTGMRVGLVMMCTLGGMALGGWMSGRIFDVTGSYHAAFVNGVAWNLLNLTIACTLMWRSQRRVRSTVPA
- a CDS encoding tripartite tricarboxylate transporter substrate binding protein, translating into MNAGTHTRIAAFLAATVVAAAPGAQGQTQAASSFDKGSKGSGQAYPNKPIRMTVASGPGGGLDLVARLVAAPIGESLHQNVVVDNRPGASGSIAAEVCAIAAPDGYTLMVLSASLVVYGVVHKTRYDLLRDFDAVSQIAQSPYLLTIYPGLPVHSVKELVAYAKANSGKINYASTGPASLAHLSGELFAMKTGTQLVHVPYKGVGAGLPDMLSGRTQMSFLSGGSVSAQIRQQKLKPLAVASAQRSKLNPDLPTMIESGVPDFVVTQWHGLLAPRGTPRAIVDRLQGEVVKAVQRPEVSSRLALDGTEPVASSSKEFAAFLRSERDQWAKVAKAARIQAD
- a CDS encoding amino acid racemase — encoded protein: MPRLLGVLGGMGPMATADFFKKLIEETPAQFDEQHVPAVIYSVPQIPDRVGAITHGTESPLPQMLKGMMALRKLEVGCVAIACNTAHHWYEELQRASGLPILHIADAAVDDLRKRGGTESRVGLLCTEATIHARIYQDRLAEHGIECVLNPPEERQQLVRHAIDAVKRGSLEEGGRFVERAATLLFERGVGHVILGCTELPVALDAIGSPACARCVDATRALARECVAWSLSAS